Proteins from one Ammoniphilus sp. CFH 90114 genomic window:
- a CDS encoding SH3 domain-containing protein: MRKQLTATMITSALLLMCQPSFAATSSYTTEEAIQRYQLYYDDYVKDELGEVEQYRSASSKIKGSLADQLIERAIWYMENGYMVYGDGWMSYHTDGIVNCSEFTKLVFGDFNFKLTDIASQYDKVGIPVPGISAKKTSQGWMLEGTENLLPGDILTWWKDRSDGTRYIAHVGIYMGQLNGQPAVIETSSGKELTAIGIKNSFKYWYGEHFFSAQRILPEGSWSPGKTIVDHEAKMPVIPQRYVLPPQKPIVLPEGFTPSEPKTGSYIATNRGWVSVFSKPSLSSTITGRLELGEEAPMIQKHNDWWYEIRFHDSIGYITTNSVYTRLVNY; this comes from the coding sequence ATGAGAAAACAACTAACCGCAACGATGATCACCTCAGCTCTTTTATTGATGTGTCAACCGTCTTTCGCCGCAACGAGTTCGTACACGACAGAAGAAGCGATTCAACGATATCAACTCTATTACGATGACTATGTAAAAGATGAACTTGGTGAAGTGGAGCAATACCGATCAGCATCTTCCAAAATCAAAGGAAGCCTGGCTGATCAGCTCATTGAAAGAGCCATCTGGTATATGGAAAATGGCTACATGGTCTATGGAGATGGCTGGATGTCCTACCATACGGATGGGATCGTCAATTGTTCTGAATTTACAAAGCTAGTTTTTGGCGATTTTAACTTTAAGCTTACGGATATCGCCAGTCAATATGACAAGGTGGGAATCCCTGTTCCGGGAATTTCGGCAAAAAAGACCAGTCAGGGATGGATGCTTGAAGGCACAGAAAATTTGCTGCCTGGAGATATTTTGACATGGTGGAAAGATCGCTCTGACGGTACCCGTTACATTGCCCACGTGGGCATCTACATGGGACAATTGAATGGCCAGCCAGCGGTGATTGAAACGTCATCGGGCAAGGAGCTGACAGCTATTGGAATTAAGAATAGCTTCAAATACTGGTATGGTGAACACTTTTTCTCCGCTCAGCGCATTCTCCCTGAGGGATCCTGGTCGCCTGGGAAGACCATCGTCGACCATGAAGCGAAGATGCCTGTCATTCCCCAACGATATGTGTTGCCGCCGCAAAAGCCGATCGTACTGCCTGAAGGGTTTACTCCGTCAGAGCCAAAAACAGGTTCGTATATCGCCACGAACAGGGGATGGGTCAGCGTATTTAGCAAACCTAGCCTATCCAGCACAATTACAGGCCGGCTCGAATTAGGTGAAGAAGCACCGATGATTCAAAAGCATAATGATTGGTGGTATGAAATTCGATTCCATGATTCCATTGGATATATCACGACCAATTCTGTTTATACACGGCTGGTCAACTATTAA